In Melanotaenia boesemani isolate fMelBoe1 chromosome 18, fMelBoe1.pri, whole genome shotgun sequence, the following proteins share a genomic window:
- the maf1b gene encoding MAF1 homolog, negative regulator of RNA polymerase III b, whose product MKLLENSSFEALSSRLCVETGESRILGRIESYSCKMAGDDKHMFKQFCQEGEPHVLEALSPPQSTSATSPSQLGKSGEDGENPLSDKVCRKTLFYLITTLNESFRPDYDFSAARAHEFSREPSLNWVANAVNSSLFSAVGEEFNSLGPELWDAIDQEINLQSCDIYSYNPDLDCDPFGEEGSLWSFNYFFYNKKLKRIVFLTCRSVSVLSGYGRCCLDNELDMELDDEEEMDGFTEDRCPRALCV is encoded by the exons ATGAAACTGTTGGAAAACTCCAGCTTTGAAGCCCTCAGCTCCAGGCTATGTGTTGAAACAGGAGAGTCTCGCATCCTTGGCAG gATCGAGAGCTACTCCTGTAAGATGGCAGGAGACGATAAGCACATGTTCAAGCAGTTCTGCCAAGAGGGGGAGCCCCATGTCCTGGAGGCGCTTTCTCCCCCTCAGTCCACCAGCGCCACTAGCCCTTCCCA GCTGGGGAAGAGTGGTGAGGATGGGGAGAACCCTCTGAGTGACAAGGTCTGCAGGAAGACTCTCTTCTACCTCATCACCACGCTTAATGAGTCCTTCAGGCCAGACTATGACTTCAGCGCAGCACGTGCTCATGAGTTTAGCCGAGAGCCCAGCCTCAACTGGGTCGCTAATGCGGTAAACAGCAGCTTGTTCTCAGCTGTGGGCGAAGAGTTCAACTCTCTGGGGCCTGAGCTGTGGGATGCCATCGACCAGGAAATAAACCTGCAGAGCTGTGACATTTACAG CTACAACCCTGATCTGGACTGTGACCCTTTTGGTGAGGAGGGCAGCCTCTGGTCCTTCAACTATTTCTTTTATAACAAGAAACTGAAGAGGATTGTATTCCTTACATGCCGCTCTGTCAG CGTCCTGAGTGGCTATGGCCGCTGTTGTCTCGACAATGAGCTGGACATGGAGCTGGATGACGAGGAGGAAATGGACGGCTTCACTGAGGACAG gtgCCCCAGAGCTCTTTGTGTGTAA
- the zfand1 gene encoding AN1-type zinc finger protein 1, producing the protein MAELDIGKYCQVDSCNLKDFLPFVCDSCSGVYCLEHRSREAHSCSEEPVKRESRTAGGSTSYPCSFEDCKGKELLPVICPQCEKHFCLAHRHQDDHKCEKLEVQKPRMAATKELVQKIVESKDRSKSKGRRGAKNAATAAKVALMKLKLHAEGDKGLPQTERTYFQVYLPKEAKDCSQPMFFCSKWSVGKVVDYAASLANVKNNNNLLTAKKLRLCHPQTGEALRMDDTLLSLLAHPENPLHNGGNVILEYLDNESTGLEDVSDYITQT; encoded by the exons ATGGCCGAATTAGATATTGGAAAATATTGTCAAGTCGATTCCTGCAATCTGAAAG attttcttcCATTTGTTTGCGATTCCTGCAGTGGTGTTTACTG TCTTGAGCACAGAAGCAGGGAGGCTCACTCATGTTCAGAG GAGCCGGTAAAAAGGGAATCCCGAACTGCAGGTGGCAGTACAAGTTACCCATGCTCATTCGAGGACTGCAAAGGAAAAGAGCTTCTTCCTGTTATATGTCCCCAGTGTGAAAAACACTTCTGTTTGGC TCATCGTCATCAAGATGATCACAAATGTGAGAAGTTGGAAGTCCAGAAGCCTCGAATGGCAGCCACCAAAGAGCTTGTGCAGAAGATTGTAG AGTCAAAGGATAGATCAAAAAGCAAAGGGCGCAGAGGGGCAAAGAATGCAGCCACTGCAGCCAAGGTAGCCCTGATGAAACTGAAGCTGCATGCTGAAGGGGACAAAGGACTGCCACAG ACTGAAAGAACCTACTTTCAAGTTTACCTTCCAAAAGAAGCCAAAGACTGCAGCCAGCCCATGTTCTTCTGTTCCAAGTGGAGTGTAGGGAAAGTGGTGGATTATGCAGCCTCACTAGCCAATGTCaagaataacaataatttaCTAACAGCAAAG AAGCTGCGGCTCTGTCACCCTCAGACAGGTGAAGCTCTACGGATGGATGATACCCTGCTCTCGCTGTTGGCTCATCCAGAAAATCCCTTGCATAATGGGGGTAATGTGATCTTGGAGTACCTGGACAATGAGAGCACTGGGCTGGAGGATGTTTCAGACTATATTACTCAGACATGA
- the chmp4c gene encoding charged multivesicular body protein 4c, producing MSKISKLFKGSSSSSSSSSSSSKSKHHRSRGGPSPQEAIHRLRETEEMLTKKQQYLEKRIEQEITIAKKHGTKNKRAALQALKRKKRLEQQLTQIDGTLSTIEFQREALENSHTNTEVLKNMGFAAKAMKNAHQNMDIDKIDDLMQDITEQQDVAQEISEAISRPFGETFDEDELLAELEELEQEDLENSMKSMGGLPSVPNSKLPSSRPSNRATTKKRVEEEDDMRMLSSWAI from the exons atgagtaaaatctcGAAGCTTTTCAAGGGAAGCTCCAGCTCAAGCTCGAGCTCTTCCAGCTCGTCAAAGTCCAAACACCACCGGTCACGAGGAGGACCATCTCCCCAGGAGGCCATCCACAGACTCCGGGAAACAGAGGAAATGCTAACGAAGAAGCAGCAGTActtggagaagaggattgaacaAGAAATAACGATAGCCAAGAAGCACGGCACCAAAAACAAAAGGG CTGCTCTGCAGGCCCTGAAGAGGAAGAAGCGCTTGGAGCAGCAGTTGACCCAGATCGATGGCACGCTCTCCACCATTGAGTTTCAGAGAGAGGCTCTGGAGAACTCGCATACCAACACAGAGGTCTTGAAGAACATGGGCTTTGCTGCCAAGGCCATGAAGAACGCCCATCAGAACAT GGACATTGACAAGATAGATGATCTGATGCAGGATATCACAGAGCAACAAGATGTGGCTCAAGAGATCAGCGAAGCCATCTCCAGACCTTTTGGCGAGACATTTGATGAG gatGAGCTGTTGGCAGAGCTTGAGGAGCTGGAGCAGGAGGACCTTGAGAACAGCATGAAGAGCATGGGCGGACTTCCCAGCGTTCCCAACTCTAAACTGCCTTCATCTCGACCCAGTAATCGTGCAA caACCAAGAAAAGGGTTGAAGAAGAGGATGACATGCGCATGCTGTCATCATGGGCAATTTAA
- the LOC121629122 gene encoding GTPase IMAP family member 4 isoform X2 — MEASKPLQTTAGDACGPEEEAKKMAAAAQDVNHLTDIRLVVLGWRWPGKSLTGNTILGREEFHLERAAEFCVKRQADVGARQVTVVDTPGWFSTQDTPASYKQELVRGASLCPPGPHAFLLVIPVGMFTEVDRVRIEEHVSLFGEQVWKHTIVVFTWADVLRTISIERYIRREGKELQWVLEKCKKRYFVINNSIPLFEEHPQVGHLLKKVEKMVAEEEGHYNLEVEKKSLEENKNAAKEVRDLGARPKQNSGLDLSKTKEVESLSN, encoded by the exons ATGGAAGCGAGCAAACCACTTCAGACAACAG CCGGAGATGCATGTGGACCGGAGGAGGAGGCCAAAAAGATGGCAGCTGCAGCCCAGGATGTCAACCATCTGACTGATATCCGTCTGGTGGTGCTGGGCTGGAGATGGCCAGGGAAGAGCTTGACAGGGAACACCATCTTAGGCAGGGAGGAGTTTCACTTGGaacgagcagctgagttctgtgtGAAGAGGCAGGCGGATGTGGGTGCGCGGCAAGTGACTGTGGTGGATACTCCAGGCTGGTTCTCTACCCAGGATACACCAGCCTCCTATAAACAGGAGCTAGTCAGAGGTGCCTCTCTTTGCCCTCCAGGTCCTCACGCCTTCCTGCTAGTTATTCCTGTTGGCATGTTCACAGAGGTGGACCGTGTACGCATCGAGGAGCATGTGAGTCTCTTTGGGGAGCAAGTTTGGAAGCATACAATTGTGGTGTTCACCTGGGCAGACGTGTTGAGGACCATTTCCATTGAGCGGTATATACGCAGGGAAGGCAAAGAACTGCAGTGGGTGCTGGAGAAATGTAAGAAAAGGTACTTTGTTATTAACAACTCCATTCCACTATTTGAGGAGCACCCCCAGGTGGGGCACTTGCTCAAGAAGGTAGAGAAGATGGTGGCAGAAGAAGAGGGCCATTACAATCTAGAAGTGGAGAAGAAATCATTGGAGGAGAACAAGAATGCTGCCAAAGAGGTTCGGGATCTGGGGGCCCGGCCCAAACAGAACTCTGGACTGGATCTCTCTAAAACCAAGGAGGTGGAGTCGCTTTCCA
- the LOC121629122 gene encoding GTPase IMAP family member 4 isoform X1 produces MEASKPLQTTAGDACGPEEEAKKMAAAAQDVNHLTDIRLVVLGWRWPGKSLTGNTILGREEFHLERAAEFCVKRQADVGARQVTVVDTPGWFSTQDTPASYKQELVRGASLCPPGPHAFLLVIPVGMFTEVDRVRIEEHVSLFGEQVWKHTIVVFTWADVLRTISIERYIRREGKELQWVLEKCKKRYFVINNSIPLFEEHPQVGHLLKKVEKMVAEEEGHYNLEVEKKSLEENKNAAKEVRDLGARPKQNSGLDLSKTKEVESLSSE; encoded by the exons ATGGAAGCGAGCAAACCACTTCAGACAACAG CCGGAGATGCATGTGGACCGGAGGAGGAGGCCAAAAAGATGGCAGCTGCAGCCCAGGATGTCAACCATCTGACTGATATCCGTCTGGTGGTGCTGGGCTGGAGATGGCCAGGGAAGAGCTTGACAGGGAACACCATCTTAGGCAGGGAGGAGTTTCACTTGGaacgagcagctgagttctgtgtGAAGAGGCAGGCGGATGTGGGTGCGCGGCAAGTGACTGTGGTGGATACTCCAGGCTGGTTCTCTACCCAGGATACACCAGCCTCCTATAAACAGGAGCTAGTCAGAGGTGCCTCTCTTTGCCCTCCAGGTCCTCACGCCTTCCTGCTAGTTATTCCTGTTGGCATGTTCACAGAGGTGGACCGTGTACGCATCGAGGAGCATGTGAGTCTCTTTGGGGAGCAAGTTTGGAAGCATACAATTGTGGTGTTCACCTGGGCAGACGTGTTGAGGACCATTTCCATTGAGCGGTATATACGCAGGGAAGGCAAAGAACTGCAGTGGGTGCTGGAGAAATGTAAGAAAAGGTACTTTGTTATTAACAACTCCATTCCACTATTTGAGGAGCACCCCCAGGTGGGGCACTTGCTCAAGAAGGTAGAGAAGATGGTGGCAGAAGAAGAGGGCCATTACAATCTAGAAGTGGAGAAGAAATCATTGGAGGAGAACAAGAATGCTGCCAAAGAGGTTCGGGATCTGGGGGCCCGGCCCAAACAGAACTCTGGACTGGATCTCTCTAAAACCAAGGAGGTGGAGTCGCTTTCCAGTGAGTGA